In Chitinophaga sp. HK235, a single window of DNA contains:
- a CDS encoding response regulator transcription factor, with amino-acid sequence MPSFLIAEDHGVVRMGAILMIKELYPHAEIEEAETFDEAIKKLEKQFFDMLLLDIHIPGGDTILMVPAVKLRQPQTAILIFSSYNEAVYAPEYLKAGADGYLSKSAPPEEFKSAIQKIFRGKKYISEALQDKLVNELLKPKNVLTGEPVSLSQRETEVMNLLIKGASAKEIKLALNIHDSTISTYKTRIFEKMQVSNVIELAEKIKMAGPVHKSNNHHLVRMKQTNPVEEG; translated from the coding sequence ATGCCATCGTTCCTTATAGCTGAAGACCACGGTGTAGTCCGAATGGGCGCTATCCTGATGATCAAAGAGCTCTATCCACACGCAGAAATTGAAGAAGCAGAAACTTTTGATGAAGCCATTAAAAAACTGGAGAAGCAGTTTTTTGATATGCTGTTGCTGGATATACATATTCCCGGCGGTGATACCATCCTGATGGTGCCCGCTGTAAAGCTCAGACAGCCGCAGACTGCTATTCTGATTTTTTCCAGTTACAACGAAGCGGTATATGCGCCGGAATATTTAAAAGCCGGTGCAGACGGTTATCTTTCAAAGTCCGCTCCTCCGGAGGAGTTTAAGTCTGCCATCCAGAAAATATTCCGGGGTAAAAAATATATCAGCGAAGCCTTACAGGACAAGCTGGTGAATGAACTCCTGAAGCCCAAAAACGTGCTGACCGGCGAACCGGTGTCTTTGTCGCAGCGGGAAACAGAGGTCATGAACCTGCTGATAAAAGGCGCCAGTGCCAAGGAAATCAAGCTGGCACTCAACATCCATGACTCTACTATCAGCACCTATAAAACCCGGATCTTTGAAAAGATGCAGGTATCCAATGTGATTGAGCTGGCCGAAAAAATCAAGATGGCCGGTCCTGTACACAAAAGCAACAACCATCATCTGGTAAGGATGAAACAAACAAATCCAGTTGAAGAAGGGTGA
- a CDS encoding Ig-like domain-containing protein, translated as MMKKLLLLCLFVLAALLSQAQSTYYWVKGAGAWEDINHWSSTSGGTPNKAIVPGPDDDVYFDANSGLVNGTIVTLPAGSHAYCRNMSWVGVTGNATFRSTSSASKYTIYISGSAELASSVAYGMVSIMFNGPTPATFKINGAARVNAAGWYNPFTVDKPGSSLKILGDIPGSFAAQNVFLTNGKLDLSGGIHTFGSFTSTNNNVREVDITNATLIMSTVSPPSTWDLRGTNYTLYATGSYIQATNFGSDAGNYPKVDITGAGNGMAISGTTLGTLTFTNTSSAPGMVRIGMNNTIDQLEFKSHGNIRAGGNQIARLLMAPGKQLLVWGSSTITALLRMNSQDCAGLSEILGADALATFNFGAGATTDLRNVYAKAMTFGGSIVLPVSFQGLDGGGNTGMDIQPLSGGTTMYWVGGAGDWNDQNHWSATSGGTGGYCVPLSADNVIFDANSGFAPGNNTVSTTTNTWCHNMTWTNLSTPVTFTTAAGYTAEVWGSLSLDPNVTMTATLTMKGAEDVTLTTNGFSQGRLILTITKPVGAVTLTDNFTNPQVSILLTNGQLYMAGRKLDIYEFKSNTNNARTIDITNATITTSYNWELTGTGRTWVNNGAGSFITSNDYFLVSGLTYPKVYCTGDLDHFNISGSTVDELVFTSPNPLSKANIGANNIIGTLEFKGAGDIRGGGNQIARLLMAPSSINKFAGNNTIKERIRLNSATCSGLGEMRGPGTLNFSPGVTFDLANVYIQNMTATGSGIPVPVTGVDAGGNTGFSITATAGGNRYWVGGSGDWNDPSHWSASSGGAGGACVPTAIDNVFFDANSFTNGSSTVSVATGNAYCRNMDWTGAGFNPVFNHTTSFSMEIWGNLVMNPAVTMNASPVFKGPSDVTITTNGSGKGTLVISIDKPIANTVRFLDNFINPLGSIALKSGIVDLTGLTIKLSSVSDFYATGPTNIKITNATINVGEWYYVKSTTRTVDANGSSITATNFYTSGCVYNKVNVQTSDGNKIAINGATIADLLFSNTANPSGANIAANNTIGRLEFKSSGRIVGINNTIGTLIFTPGKIYTFGANTNTTITGDWFGSGTPCNLTEINTAGPANATITKTTGSVNFDYIRVKGITAAGITPFNAGEHSQDQGSNVNWSFKPYNGSAPITGLGPDLTLCSDKFPYTLTTDGFFGSPMCQYKWNDGSTDPTLVVTQPGTYSVKVTFPDGCSSSGSVKITESKVVVPAITGNLNVCEQATTLLANTTPGGIWSSNATTVATIDATGLVTGIKAGTADMMYEVTNADGCKASQTATVTVNALPVVSPIAGTTSVCVGVTTALNNITPGGVWSSSNTAIATVNASGVVTGVTAGTADIIYEVTNANGCKAQQKATVTVKALPVVSPITGTTNVCVGSTTTLNNATAGGAWSSSNTAVATVDANGLVMGVAVGSANIIYEVTNADGCKAQQIATVTVNALPVVSPITGTTSVCVGATTTLSSTTTGGVWGSSNTTVATIDASGLVTGISAGTVTITYEVTNASGCKAQQTTTVTVNALPVVNPITGTTSVCVGVTTALNSTTPGGVWSSSNTAVATIDANGLVTGISAGTSTITYEVTNANGCKSKQTATITVNALPVLSPITGTNNVCIGLTTNLANTTPGGIWSSSNIAVATVDASGLVTGVSAGTSTITYEVTNANGCKAQQTTTVTVNALPVVSPITGTNSVCVGVTTTLNNTTPGGVWSSSNPAVATVDANGLVAGVSAGAATITYEVTNASGCKTQQTTTVTVNALPVVSPITGTTSVCIGFTTSLNNTTPGGIWSSGNTAVATIDANGLVTGVSAGTSTITYEVTNANGCKVQQTATITVGALPVVSPISGTNNVCIGFTTNLANTTPGGIWSSSNTAVATIDASGLVTGISAGTTTITYEVTNANGCKAQQTTTVTVNALPVVSPITGTNSVCIGFTTALNNTTPGGVWSSSNTAVATIDASGLVTGISAGTSTITYEVTNANGCKAQQTTTVTVNALPVVSPITGTTSVCIGFTTSLNNTTPGGIWSSSNTAVATIDASGLVTGISAGTATITYEVTNANGCKAQQTTTVTVNALPVVSPITGTNSVCIGFTTNLANTTLSGIWSSSNTAVATIDANGLVTGISAGTATIIYEVTNANGCKAQQTTTVTVNALPVVSPITGTTSVCVGVTTILNNTTPGGIWSSSNTTVATIDASGLVTGVSAGTATITYEITNANGCKAQQTATVTVNALPVVSPITGTASVCVGVTTALNNTIPGGIWSSSNTAVATIDASGLVTGISAGTTTITYEVTNANGCKAQQTTTVTVNALPVVSPITGTNSVCIGFTTALNNTTPGGVWSSSNTAVATIDASGLVTGISAGTSTITYEVTNANGCKAQQTTTVTVNALPVVSPITGTTSVCIGFTTSLNNTTPGGIWSSGNTAVATIDANGLVTGVSAGTSTITYEVTNANGCKVQQTATITVGALPVVSPITGTNNVCIGFTTNLANTTPGGIWSSSNTAVATIDASGLVTGISAGTATITYEVNNANGCKAQQTTTVTVNALPVVSPITGTNNVCIGFTTNLANTTPGGIWSSSNTAVATIDANGLVTGVSAGTATITYEVTNANGCKAQQTTTVTVNALPVVSPITGTTSVCVGVTTALSTTTPGGIWSSSNTAVATIDANGLVTGVSAGTATITYEVTNANGCKAQQTTTVTVNALPVVSPINGTTSVCVGVTTALSTTTPGGIWSSSNTAVATIDANGLVTGVSTGTATITYEVTNASGCKAQQTTTVTVNALPVVSPITGTTSVCVGVTTTLNNTMPGGVWSSSNTAVATIDASGVVTGVSAGTATITYEVTNASNCKSQQTVTITVYALPVVSPIIGTTSLCTGTTTALSNATPGGVWSSSNTAVATVDANGLVTGVLAGTATITYEVTNANGCKTQQTAVVTIKALPVVSPITGTTTVCIGGTTTLSNNTPGGTWSSNNPNLASIGPDGTVNGVVAGTVTITYQLTTAGCFNSTSITMTVADCTNTAPPVAQNDVAETYAETPVDINVLNNDSQQNGTINPASVQIVRQPAHGSVTVKPDGTVTYTPAAGYNGTDNFVYTVKNMAGMESNQATVQITILEAPVAVDDDATTSSDKPVSIPVLANDRGKIDPSTVIVTLQPKQGSVTVNADGTITYTPARKYAGKDNFRYQFKDKNGKVSNEATVNIDVEAEELYIPNAITPNNDGKNDRFLIPGISKYPGTTLTIFNRWGNEVYYSPNYDNRWDGTGLSGGTYYYILKLNTGQDTKVYKGWIQLLR; from the coding sequence ATGATGAAAAAACTTTTACTGTTATGTTTATTTGTACTGGCTGCGTTATTGTCGCAGGCGCAGAGTACCTACTATTGGGTAAAAGGCGCCGGCGCCTGGGAGGATATTAACCATTGGTCTTCTACCTCTGGTGGAACCCCTAATAAGGCGATCGTACCTGGCCCGGACGATGATGTTTATTTTGATGCCAACAGTGGTTTGGTAAACGGTACTATAGTAACCCTGCCGGCAGGCAGTCATGCTTATTGCCGGAATATGTCATGGGTGGGTGTTACAGGCAATGCAACTTTCAGAAGTACATCTAGTGCCTCCAAGTATACGATTTATATTTCGGGAAGTGCTGAATTGGCTTCCAGTGTTGCTTATGGTATGGTGTCGATAATGTTTAATGGGCCAACTCCGGCAACCTTCAAGATAAACGGAGCCGCCCGTGTGAATGCAGCCGGATGGTACAACCCCTTTACAGTTGATAAGCCAGGAAGTTCCCTGAAGATATTGGGGGATATTCCGGGATCTTTTGCTGCACAGAATGTTTTCCTGACCAATGGAAAACTGGACTTATCCGGTGGCATACACACTTTTGGCAGCTTTACGAGCACTAACAATAATGTCAGGGAGGTAGATATTACCAATGCCACGCTGATTATGTCCACTGTGTCGCCGCCAAGTACCTGGGATCTGCGGGGTACCAATTATACGCTTTATGCTACGGGCTCCTATATCCAAGCCACTAATTTCGGGTCGGATGCGGGTAATTACCCCAAGGTGGACATTACCGGTGCAGGCAATGGTATGGCCATTAGTGGTACCACTCTCGGTACGCTGACGTTTACCAATACCAGCTCCGCGCCGGGGATGGTGAGGATCGGAATGAATAACACCATTGATCAGCTGGAGTTTAAAAGTCATGGTAATATCCGGGCTGGTGGTAACCAGATTGCACGGCTACTGATGGCACCAGGCAAACAGCTGCTTGTGTGGGGATCAAGTACGATTACAGCGTTGCTTCGAATGAACTCACAGGACTGTGCCGGTCTGAGCGAAATACTGGGCGCTGATGCCCTGGCAACCTTCAATTTTGGTGCTGGTGCAACAACGGATCTGCGCAATGTTTATGCAAAAGCCATGACCTTTGGCGGAAGTATTGTTTTGCCAGTGTCTTTCCAGGGGCTTGATGGGGGCGGTAATACGGGGATGGACATACAACCACTCAGCGGCGGAACGACCATGTATTGGGTAGGCGGCGCCGGCGACTGGAATGATCAGAACCATTGGAGTGCCACCAGTGGTGGCACCGGCGGCTATTGCGTTCCGCTCTCCGCCGATAATGTAATATTTGATGCCAACAGTGGTTTTGCTCCAGGTAACAATACTGTGAGCACGACAACTAATACCTGGTGTCACAATATGACCTGGACCAACCTGTCCACGCCAGTCACTTTTACTACCGCTGCGGGTTATACAGCAGAAGTTTGGGGCTCCCTGAGCCTGGATCCCAATGTGACCATGACTGCAACCCTGACAATGAAAGGGGCGGAAGATGTTACCCTTACTACCAATGGCTTTTCTCAGGGAAGACTTATACTTACCATCACGAAACCTGTAGGTGCTGTCACCCTCACAGATAATTTTACCAATCCTCAGGTATCGATCTTGTTGACCAATGGTCAGCTCTATATGGCTGGCCGTAAATTGGATATTTACGAATTTAAGAGTAACACTAACAATGCACGAACAATTGATATTACCAATGCAACCATCACTACTAGTTACAACTGGGAGCTGACTGGTACCGGACGCACGTGGGTCAATAATGGTGCAGGTTCTTTTATTACCAGTAATGACTATTTTCTGGTATCAGGTCTTACTTATCCCAAAGTATATTGTACCGGCGATCTGGACCATTTCAACATCTCCGGTAGTACCGTTGATGAACTGGTATTTACCAGTCCCAATCCTCTCTCCAAAGCAAATATTGGCGCCAATAATATCATCGGTACCCTGGAGTTTAAAGGGGCAGGGGACATACGAGGGGGCGGTAATCAGATCGCACGGCTGTTGATGGCGCCATCCTCTATTAACAAGTTTGCAGGGAATAATACCATTAAAGAGCGGATACGACTGAATAGCGCTACCTGTTCTGGATTGGGAGAGATGAGGGGGCCTGGTACCTTAAATTTTTCTCCAGGTGTCACTTTTGATCTGGCCAATGTATATATACAAAATATGACTGCTACCGGTAGTGGTATACCCGTACCGGTAACAGGCGTAGACGCCGGCGGAAATACAGGATTTTCGATTACCGCCACAGCCGGAGGTAATCGTTATTGGGTAGGTGGTAGTGGCGACTGGAATGATCCTTCGCATTGGTCTGCTTCCAGTGGAGGAGCAGGTGGGGCCTGTGTGCCTACGGCTATTGATAATGTATTTTTTGATGCCAACAGCTTTACCAATGGTAGCAGTACGGTGAGTGTTGCTACAGGAAACGCTTATTGCCGTAATATGGACTGGACCGGTGCTGGCTTTAATCCGGTGTTTAACCATACCACCAGTTTTAGTATGGAAATCTGGGGCAATCTGGTCATGAATCCGGCGGTGACAATGAACGCCTCACCAGTCTTTAAAGGACCTTCCGATGTTACGATTACCACCAATGGCAGTGGTAAGGGCACCCTGGTGATATCAATTGATAAACCTATTGCCAATACAGTACGTTTCCTTGATAATTTTATCAATCCCCTGGGATCCATTGCCCTGAAAAGTGGAATAGTAGACCTGACTGGCCTTACGATAAAACTGTCCTCGGTTTCTGATTTTTATGCAACAGGACCGACTAACATTAAGATTACAAATGCCACTATTAATGTTGGGGAGTGGTATTATGTCAAAAGTACCACCAGAACAGTGGACGCCAATGGATCTTCTATTACAGCGACCAATTTCTATACCAGTGGTTGCGTTTACAACAAGGTGAACGTTCAGACGAGTGATGGTAACAAAATAGCCATTAACGGCGCAACCATTGCAGACCTGTTGTTCAGCAATACCGCAAATCCATCAGGTGCTAATATAGCTGCAAACAACACCATTGGCAGGCTGGAATTCAAGAGCAGTGGAAGGATAGTTGGTATCAATAATACGATCGGTACCTTGATTTTTACGCCAGGTAAAATATATACTTTCGGAGCCAACACTAATACTACGATCACCGGCGACTGGTTTGGCAGTGGAACGCCCTGCAACCTGACGGAAATTAACACTGCTGGTCCTGCCAATGCTACGATTACCAAAACAACCGGATCTGTTAACTTTGATTATATCAGGGTAAAAGGTATCACCGCTGCTGGTATTACACCATTTAACGCCGGTGAACATAGCCAGGATCAAGGTAGTAACGTGAACTGGAGTTTTAAGCCCTATAACGGTTCTGCTCCTATCACCGGTCTGGGCCCCGATCTCACCCTGTGCTCTGATAAATTTCCCTATACACTCACCACAGACGGTTTTTTTGGCTCGCCGATGTGCCAGTATAAATGGAATGATGGTAGCACCGATCCCACGCTGGTGGTTACCCAGCCCGGAACTTATAGTGTGAAGGTAACTTTCCCCGATGGATGTTCTTCCTCGGGCTCTGTCAAGATTACAGAAAGTAAGGTCGTGGTACCGGCTATTACAGGTAACTTAAATGTCTGCGAACAGGCTACCACTTTACTCGCCAATACTACTCCCGGTGGTATATGGAGCAGTAATGCCACTACTGTGGCCACTATTGATGCCACTGGTCTGGTAACTGGTATCAAAGCCGGTACAGCCGATATGATGTATGAAGTAACCAATGCAGATGGTTGTAAAGCTAGTCAAACCGCTACCGTTACTGTAAATGCTTTACCGGTCGTATCCCCGATTGCTGGTACTACCAGTGTATGCGTTGGCGTTACCACTGCTTTAAATAACATCACTCCTGGTGGTGTATGGAGCAGCAGCAACACCGCTATCGCTACAGTAAATGCATCTGGAGTGGTAACCGGTGTTACCGCAGGTACTGCAGATATTATATATGAAGTAACCAATGCCAATGGTTGTAAGGCGCAACAAAAGGCCACTGTAACCGTAAAAGCCCTGCCGGTAGTATCTCCCATTACCGGTACAACCAATGTGTGCGTCGGTTCTACTACTACCTTAAACAACGCCACTGCCGGCGGCGCCTGGAGCAGCAGTAATACAGCTGTCGCTACAGTAGATGCCAATGGCCTGGTAATGGGCGTTGCCGTGGGATCCGCCAATATTATATATGAAGTGACTAACGCTGACGGTTGTAAAGCACAACAAATCGCTACCGTAACGGTGAACGCCCTGCCGGTAGTATCTCCGATCACCGGTACTACCAGTGTATGCGTTGGTGCTACCACTACATTAAGCAGCACCACTACGGGTGGCGTATGGGGCAGCAGCAATACCACTGTCGCTACAATAGACGCCAGTGGCCTGGTAACAGGTATCTCCGCAGGTACTGTAACGATTACCTATGAAGTAACAAACGCCAGTGGTTGTAAGGCACAACAAACGACTACTGTAACTGTAAACGCCCTACCAGTAGTAAATCCGATAACTGGTACAACCAGTGTATGCGTTGGAGTTACAACTGCCTTAAATAGCACCACCCCAGGCGGAGTATGGAGCAGCAGCAACACTGCTGTGGCTACAATAGATGCCAATGGCCTGGTAACAGGTATCTCCGCTGGTACTTCAACGATTACTTATGAAGTAACAAATGCTAACGGCTGTAAATCAAAACAAACTGCCACTATAACTGTAAACGCTTTACCGGTCTTATCTCCAATCACCGGTACCAATAATGTGTGCATCGGCCTTACGACTAATTTGGCTAACACCACGCCAGGCGGCATATGGAGCAGCAGCAATATCGCTGTCGCTACAGTAGATGCTAGTGGTCTGGTAACAGGTGTTTCCGCTGGTACTTCAACGATTACTTATGAAGTAACAAATGCCAACGGCTGTAAAGCACAACAAACGACTACCGTAACCGTAAATGCATTGCCGGTAGTATCTCCGATCACTGGTACTAATAGTGTATGCGTTGGAGTTACAACTACCTTAAATAACACCACGCCAGGCGGTGTATGGAGCAGTAGTAATCCCGCTGTCGCTACAGTAGACGCCAACGGCCTGGTAGCAGGTGTTTCCGCTGGCGCCGCAACCATTACTTATGAAGTAACCAATGCCAGCGGTTGTAAAACTCAACAAACTACTACCGTAACTGTAAATGCACTACCGGTAGTATCTCCGATTACTGGTACTACTAGTGTATGTATCGGTTTCACTACATCCTTAAACAACACTACCCCAGGCGGTATATGGAGCAGCGGCAATACCGCTGTCGCTACAATAGACGCCAATGGCCTGGTAACAGGTGTTTCCGCTGGTACTTCAACGATTACTTATGAAGTAACCAATGCCAACGGTTGTAAAGTACAACAAACTGCCACTATAACTGTAGGCGCTTTACCGGTAGTATCTCCGATCAGCGGTACCAATAATGTGTGCATTGGCTTTACTACTAATTTGGCTAACACCACGCCAGGCGGTATATGGAGCAGCAGCAACACTGCTGTCGCTACTATAGACGCCAGTGGCCTGGTAACAGGTATTTCCGCAGGTACTACAACGATTACTTATGAAGTAACCAATGCCAATGGCTGTAAAGCACAACAAACTACAACCGTAACCGTAAATGCCCTACCGGTAGTATCTCCGATCACCGGTACCAATAGTGTATGCATTGGGTTTACCACTGCATTAAATAACACCACCCCAGGCGGAGTATGGAGCAGCAGCAACACCGCTGTCGCTACAATAGATGCTAGTGGTCTTGTGACAGGTATTTCAGCCGGCACATCAACGATTACTTATGAAGTAACCAATGCCAATGGCTGTAAAGCACAACAAACTACTACCGTAACCGTAAATGCACTACCGGTAGTATCTCCGATTACTGGTACTACTAGTGTATGTATCGGTTTCACTACATCCTTAAACAACACTACCCCAGGCGGTATATGGAGCAGCAGCAACACTGCTGTCGCTACTATAGACGCCAGTGGCCTGGTAACAGGTATTTCCGCAGGTACTGCAACGATTACTTATGAAGTAACTAATGCCAACGGCTGTAAAGCACAACAAACTACTACAGTAACCGTAAATGCCCTACCGGTAGTATCTCCGATCACCGGTACCAATAGTGTATGCATTGGCTTTACTACTAATTTGGCCAACACCACCCTAAGCGGCATATGGAGCAGCAGCAACACGGCTGTCGCTACAATAGATGCCAATGGTCTGGTAACAGGTATTTCCGCAGGTACTGCAACGATTATTTATGAAGTAACAAACGCCAACGGCTGTAAAGCACAACAAACTACTACAGTAACCGTAAATGCACTGCCCGTGGTATCTCCGATTACTGGTACTACTAGTGTGTGCGTTGGTGTTACAACTATCTTAAATAACACCACCCCAGGCGGTATATGGAGCAGCAGCAACACTACTGTCGCTACAATAGACGCCAGTGGCCTAGTAACAGGTGTTTCCGCCGGTACAGCAACGATTACTTATGAAATAACAAACGCCAACGGCTGCAAAGCACAACAAACTGCTACAGTAACCGTAAACGCACTGCCGGTAGTATCTCCGATTACAGGTACAGCCAGTGTATGCGTTGGTGTTACAACCGCCTTAAACAACACCATCCCAGGCGGCATATGGAGCAGCAGCAACACTGCTGTCGCTACTATAGACGCCAGTGGCCTGGTAACAGGTATTTCCGCAGGTACTACAACGATTACTTATGAAGTAACCAATGCCAATGGCTGTAAAGCACAACAAACTACAACCGTAACCGTAAATGCCCTACCGGTAGTATCTCCGATCACCGGTACCAATAGTGTATGCATTGGGTTTACCACTGCATTAAATAACACCACCCCAGGCGGAGTATGGAGCAGCAGCAACACCGCTGTCGCTACAATAGATGCTAGTGGTCTTGTGACAGGTATTTCAGCCGGCACATCAACGATTACTTATGAAGTAACCAATGCCAATGGCTGTAAAGCACAACAAACTACTACCGTAACCGTAAATGCACTACCGGTAGTATCTCCGATTACTGGTACTACTAGTGTATGTATCGGTTTCACTACATCCTTAAACAACACTACCCCAGGCGGTATATGGAGCAGCGGCAATACCGCTGTCGCTACAATAGACGCCAATGGCCTGGTAACAGGTGTTTCCGCTGGTACTTCAACGATTACTTATGAAGTAACCAATGCCAACGGTTGTAAAGTACAACAAACTGCCACTATAACTGTAGGCGCTTTACCGGTAGTATCTCCGATCACCGGTACCAATAATGTGTGCATTGGCTTTACTACTAATTTGGCTAACACCACGCCAGGCGGTATATGGAGCAGCAGCAACACTGCTGTCGCTACTATAGACGCCAGTGGCCTGGTAACAGGTATTTCCGCAGGTACTGCAACGATTACTTATGAAGTAAATAATGCCAACGGCTGTAAAGCACAACAAACTACTACCGTAACCGTAAATGCCCTACCGGTAGTATCTCCGATCACCGGTACCAATAATGTATGCATTGGCTTTACTACTAATTTGGCCAACACCACGCCAGGCGGCATTTGGAGCAGCAGCAACACCGCTGTAGCTACAATAGACGCCAATGGTCTGGTAACTGGTGTTTCCGCTGGTACCGCAACGATTACTTATGAAGTAACTAATGCTAACGGCTGTAAAGCACAACAAACTACTACCGTAACCGTAAACGCTCTGCCGGTGGTATCTCCGATAACTGGTACTACCAGTGTATGCGTTGGAGTTACAACTGCCTTAAGCACCACCACCCCAGGCGGCATTTGGAGCAGCAGCAACACCGCTGTAGCTACAATAGACGCCAATGGTCTGGTAACAGGTGTTTCCGCTGGTACCGCAACGATTACTTATGAAGTAACTAATGCTAACGGCTGTAAAGCACAACAAACTACTACCGTAACCGTAAACGCTCTGCCGGTGGTATCTCCGATAAATGGTACTACCAGTGTATGCGTTGGAGTTACAACTGCCTTAAGCACCACCACGCCAGGCGGCATATGGAGCAGCAGCAACACTGCTGTAGCTACAATAGACGCCAACGGTCTGGTAACAGGTGTTTCTACTGGTACTGCAACGATTACTTATGAAGTAACAAACGCCAGCGGTTGTAAAGCACAACAAACTACTACCGTAACCGTAAATGCCCTGCCGGTAGTATCTCCGATTACAGGCACAACCAGTGTATGCGTTGGAGTTACAACTACCTTAAATAACACCATGCCAGGCGGAGTATGGAGCAGCAGCAACACCGCTGTAGCTACAATAGACGCCAGTGGTGTTGTGACAGGCGTTTCCGCCGGCACCGCAACAATTACTTATGAAGTAACAAACGCCAGCAACTGTAAATCACAACAAACAGTAACCATAACCGTATATGCGCTACCGGTAGTATCTCCGATTATTGGTACTACTAGCTTGTGCACCGGTACCACCACTGCCTTAAGCAACGCTACTCCTGGGGGCGTATGGAGCAGCAGCAACACCGCTGTCGCTACCGTAGACGCCAACGGCCTGGTGACAGGTGTTTTAGCCGGTACGGCAACGATTACCTATGAAGTAACCAACGCCAACGGCTGTAAAACACAACAAACCGCTGTCGTGACTATAAAAGCACTGCCGGTCGTTTCACCAATTACAGGTACGACAACTGTATGCATAGGCGGTACAACAACTTTAAGTAACAACACTCCGGGTGGAACCTGGAGCAGTAATAACCCCAATTTGGCAAGTATAGGACCCGATGGAACAGTGAACGGAGTGGTAGCCGGTACTGTTACCATCACTTATCAATTAACAACGGCTGGCTGTTTCAACAGTACCAGCATTACCATGACTGTCGCCGACTGCACCAACACTGCACCGCCAGTAGCACAGAATGATGTGGCAGAAACCTATGCAGAGACACCGGTTGACATCAACGTGCTGAACAACGACTCCCAGCAGAATGGTACTATCAATCCGGCTTCCGTACAGATCGTTCGGCAACCGGCGCACGGCAGCGTGACCGTTAAACCGGATGGCACAGTAACGTACACGCCGGCAGCCGGTTATAACGGTACAGACAACTTCGTGTATACCGTGAAAAACATGGCCGGAATGGAATCCAATCAGGCTACCGTTCAGATCACCATCTTGGAAGCACCTGTGGCAGTAGACGATGATGCTACTACCAGTTCCGATAAACCAGTCTCCATACCGGTGCTGGCCAATGACCGTGGTAAAATTGATCCTTCAACTGTCATAGTAACATTGCAGCCTAAGCAGGGCAGTGTCACGGTAAATGCAGACGGTACGATAACGTATACGCCTGCACGTAAATATGCCGGAAAGGATAACTTCCGCTACCAGTTTAAAGATAAAAACGGTAAGGTGTCCAATGAAGCGACTGTTAATATTGATGTGGAAGCAGAAGAACTTTATATTCCGAATGCTATCACACCTAATAATGACGGCAAGAATGACCGGTTCCTGATCCCTGGTATTTCAAAATATCCGGGCACCACACTCACCATCTTCAACCGTTGGGGCAATGAGGTGTATTATTCTCCCAACTATGATAACCGCTGGGATGGTACAGGTCTGAGTGGTGGCACTTATTATTATATCCTTAAACTGAATACCGGTCAGGATACTAAAGTATATAAAGGTTGGATTCAATTATTACGTTAA